Proteins from one Longimicrobiaceae bacterium genomic window:
- a CDS encoding cyanophycinase, producing MSPQMPRTRSSSSPQDPPPGAEGGLPRRRTDRNHGTLVLIGGACDPAGAALGSFMDACGARDGGKIVGLTTASGDPGQSARDWMETFAAAGAHNVEIPVVDSREKAQDARVAELVRSADGIFLGGGDQVHLVATVSGSRVDRAIQDVYMRGGVVCGTSAGAAALTETILAGGEPDEYGQMQDLHLGPGFGLLGFRAMIDTHFTQRRRLQRLFMVIAQSPEMMGLGIDEDTAMVVEGHIGRVVGRGSVTFVDGRGVRFDNADECMHGNPLTLSYLRVGIVGAGYALDLRERELDALVQSRKSPEATEILRSEELAEA from the coding sequence TTGTCCCCGCAGATGCCGCGCACGCGTAGCTCATCGTCTCCGCAGGACCCGCCCCCCGGCGCCGAGGGCGGCCTGCCGCGCCGGCGCACCGACCGCAACCACGGCACGCTGGTGCTCATCGGCGGCGCGTGCGACCCCGCGGGTGCCGCGCTGGGCTCGTTCATGGACGCGTGCGGCGCGCGCGACGGCGGCAAGATCGTGGGCCTCACCACCGCATCGGGCGACCCCGGCCAGTCCGCCCGCGACTGGATGGAGACCTTCGCCGCGGCAGGGGCGCACAACGTGGAGATCCCGGTCGTCGACTCGCGCGAGAAGGCGCAGGACGCCCGCGTGGCCGAGCTGGTGCGCAGCGCCGACGGCATCTTCCTGGGCGGCGGCGACCAGGTCCACCTCGTGGCCACCGTCAGCGGCTCGCGCGTGGACCGCGCCATCCAGGACGTGTACATGCGCGGCGGCGTGGTGTGCGGCACCAGCGCCGGCGCCGCCGCCCTCACCGAGACCATCCTGGCCGGCGGCGAGCCCGACGAGTACGGGCAGATGCAGGACCTCCACCTGGGCCCCGGCTTCGGCCTGCTCGGCTTCCGCGCGATGATCGACACGCACTTCACCCAGCGCCGCCGCCTCCAGCGCCTGTTCATGGTCATCGCGCAGAGCCCGGAGATGATGGGCCTGGGCATCGACGAGGACACGGCCATGGTCGTGGAGGGCCACATCGGCCGCGTGGTGGGCCGCGGCTCGGTCACCTTCGTGGACGGGCGCGGCGTGCGCTTCGACAACGCCGACGAGTGCATGCACGGCAACCCGCTCACCCTCAGCTACCTGCGCGTGGGCATCGTGGGCGCCGGCTACGCACTCGACCTCCGCGAGCGCGAGCTGGACGCCCTCGTCCAGTCCCGCAAATCTCCCGAGGCGACGGAGATCCTCCGCAGCGAGGAGCTGGCGGAAGCGTAA
- the cphA gene encoding cyanophycin synthetase, whose protein sequence is VEVAGEIGYPVILKPLDASHGRGISPRLDSEADVRRAWPLAREHGRRIVVEQFAVGNDHRVLVVDGRVVACAERVPAHVRGDGLHTIGELITIENADPRRGHGHSKVLTWLPNDRITEEFLRGNGHSMDSIPAAGEMVLLRATANLSTGGTSIDRTDEIHPDNVTACEMAAGIVGLDIAGIDVLSPDISVPFRENGAVIIEVNAAPGLRMHTHPSEGVTRNVGAPVIDMLYPLGAQYTIPVIAITGTNGKTTTTRLTAHLFRQTGKTVGFTTTDGVYIQNRMVMEGDMTGPFSANIILSNPTVDVAVLETARGGIIRAGLGFEDADVGVVLNVSADHLGLRGINTVEQLAEVKGVVPAVVKREGHAVLNADDPLVYAMRDRTMADIVLFSTLPEGENQLFEDHIARNGIGARIEDGIFVVRRGRLRIPIVPVREVPLMLGGAAHFQEQNILAAIATAYVQGVRYDTIRAGLLSFFPSPSMTPGRLNLLRVGRARVLVDYAHNPAAIAGLMQLAGELPARRRVGVITAPGDRRDDDMRELGRLSGVLDRVIVKEDDDRRGRAEGEIAALVIDGLRSAGLTDEQIEVVPSERDAVSRLLAQLGDGDLGVVLADKVPAVLAQIQPFADGPGAL, encoded by the coding sequence CGGTGGAGGTAGCGGGCGAGATCGGCTATCCGGTGATCCTCAAGCCGCTCGACGCTAGCCATGGCCGCGGCATCTCGCCGCGCCTCGACAGCGAGGCCGACGTGCGGCGCGCCTGGCCGCTCGCGCGTGAGCATGGGCGGCGCATCGTCGTCGAGCAGTTCGCCGTCGGCAACGACCACCGCGTGCTCGTGGTGGATGGCCGGGTCGTCGCCTGCGCCGAGCGGGTGCCGGCGCACGTGCGCGGCGACGGGCTGCACACGATCGGCGAGCTGATCACGATCGAGAACGCCGATCCGCGGCGCGGGCATGGCCACTCCAAGGTGCTCACCTGGCTGCCCAACGATCGCATCACCGAGGAGTTCCTCCGCGGCAACGGGCACTCGATGGACTCGATCCCGGCCGCGGGCGAGATGGTGCTGCTGCGCGCGACGGCGAACCTCTCCACCGGCGGCACGTCGATCGACCGGACGGACGAGATCCACCCGGACAACGTGACGGCGTGCGAGATGGCGGCCGGCATCGTGGGCCTGGACATCGCCGGCATCGACGTGCTCTCGCCGGACATCTCCGTGCCCTTCCGCGAGAACGGCGCGGTGATCATCGAGGTCAACGCCGCGCCGGGCCTGCGGATGCACACGCATCCGTCCGAGGGCGTGACGCGCAACGTGGGCGCGCCGGTCATCGACATGCTGTACCCGCTGGGCGCGCAGTACACCATCCCCGTGATCGCCATCACCGGCACGAACGGGAAGACGACGACCACGCGTTTGACGGCGCACCTCTTCCGGCAGACGGGGAAGACGGTGGGGTTCACCACCACCGACGGCGTGTACATCCAGAACCGGATGGTGATGGAGGGCGACATGACGGGGCCCTTCTCCGCCAACATCATCCTCTCCAACCCCACGGTGGACGTGGCGGTGCTGGAGACCGCGCGCGGCGGCATCATCCGCGCGGGCCTGGGGTTCGAGGACGCGGACGTAGGCGTGGTGCTGAACGTGTCGGCCGACCACCTGGGCCTGCGCGGCATCAACACCGTGGAGCAGCTGGCGGAGGTGAAGGGCGTCGTCCCCGCCGTGGTCAAGCGCGAGGGCCACGCGGTGCTGAACGCGGACGACCCGCTCGTCTACGCCATGCGCGACCGGACGATGGCCGACATCGTCCTGTTCAGCACGCTGCCGGAGGGCGAGAACCAGCTGTTCGAGGACCACATCGCGCGCAACGGCATCGGAGCGCGGATCGAGGACGGGATCTTCGTGGTGCGGCGCGGGCGGCTGCGCATCCCCATCGTCCCCGTCCGCGAGGTGCCGCTCATGCTGGGCGGCGCGGCGCATTTCCAGGAGCAGAACATCCTCGCCGCCATCGCCACGGCCTACGTGCAGGGCGTGCGCTACGACACCATCCGCGCCGGGCTGCTGTCGTTCTTCCCGTCGCCCAGCATGACGCCGGGCCGCCTGAACCTGCTGCGCGTGGGCCGCGCGCGCGTGCTGGTGGACTACGCGCACAACCCGGCCGCCATCGCCGGGCTCATGCAGCTGGCGGGCGAGCTGCCGGCGCGCCGCCGCGTGGGCGTGATCACCGCGCCCGGCGACCGCCGCGACGACGACATGCGCGAGCTGGGGCGCCTTTCCGGCGTGCTGGACCGCGTGATCGTGAAGGAGGACGACGACCGGCGCGGCCGCGCCGAGGGCGAGATCGCCGCGCTGGTCATCGACGGCCTGCGCTCCGCCGGCCTCACCGACGAGCAGATCGAGGTGGTGCCGTCCGAGCGCGACGCGGTGAGCCGCCTGCTGGCCCAGCTGGGCGACGGCGACCTGGGCGTGGTGCTGGCCGACAAGGTGCCGGCCGTGCTGGCCCAGATCCAGCCGTTCGCCGACGGCCCCGGCGCCCTCTAG